Below is a window of Nicotiana tabacum cultivar K326 chromosome 19, ASM71507v2, whole genome shotgun sequence DNA.
CTTGTACTTTGACTATTCCATCAAGTATCTACTACCTTCCGCCAACACACGTCTTTCTCTCTGTTGAAATTTAAACCCTAACCTCCCATAATTTTCGCCCACCTTATTATTGACTGCTAGGCCACACCCTCGGGTGTTGTGACCTTGCGAGAGACTCCTCAACTCCAATCATGTACCTAAAACCAGTGCGGTTTCAAGTTCACAAAATTTAAGATAATTCCACACCTTAGGTCATGAGAAATGTGCATATTTATTTCTATTGGCTTGTTGTGATTTACATGCATCCAATTCCATCGTAGATCTCATCAAGCTGTGCACCATTAATTCTAGAACAAACTCTCTTCTACTTGAATATGAAGATCAATAACAAATCTTAATCAACAAAGAAAGTAGATAAGTCCGTTTGATGTAGAGCTAAGCTTTGCATTGTGCTTAGTTGAACAGGAGCAAGTGGATCAGCTTGGCGGATCGATTAATTAGATGCAACATGTTCAGTGACTTCATAAACACATTTCACCGACATCATACTTCTTTTTTTATCTATCACCCTTGGTAAGAGGGTGTGGAGAAATCCCagtttattttcttattcttagatttctattactacttaCTATTTCTTTTGCTTCAATTACCTTATTATCTTGCTGTTGTTACTGTTTCTTTTTTCATGGCTTCTCCGCTACTGCGTTTCTTTATCAAAACTACTGTGATTATGCcttccttgagccgagggtctatcagaaacaacctctATATTTTCACAAGGTAAGGGTAGCCTGCAcacacacactaccctcctcaaacCCCACTTGTGGCTTGTGGGATATACCACATCTTGTACCAACGTATTATTCGAATCAGTCCCttaagtttttcttcttttctatttttttcagtTTCCTCTATAAAGAGATTGCATAATGCTTAACCAGTACCTATTTATGTTACAACTTACAAGATGGATTTGAGATTGCTTCAAGAAAGAAATACCAAATAATGCAACGATAAAAGttcaaaatagtagaaaggaGAGTGTAATACATTGAAAAGCTACCACAAATACAACTGGAAATCTCTGATCCTTGTttcgaaaaatataaaactaGCCCTTGGGAGGAGACAAAGaatagtaaggcctttctcaacAAATGCcggaagaaaaggaaagagagtaTCCAGACACGTCTGACGCCTCGACAATAGAAACCAGAAGAAAAGAAGCAAATTATCAAGGTGTATACACAAGCACACAAAAAGAAATCTACAACCAAATCCTCCAATTTAGGAAAGTGGGAATGCCCGCAGAGGAGAACTTACTTCTTCAATACACTGCAATAAAATACCAGTCATAAGTAAGCAATCAGATCGATTCTTAGAGCTCAGAGTGTCAAATACAAACTAAAATTTGTGACATGCAACCGTCAAAATTATAATGCATTAGTTCCTTGACCAATGCCTCATGATTGTGCATAGTGCTATTCGTGGATATAACCAAGGGTGGGTTAAACCACCTGGTTCTAAAAGATTGTTAGAATGAGAACTTACTTATACAAATAGGCTGCAATTCCGAGAATTATGATCAGTAAAACAATATCAATGCAGAAGTTTCGACTAGATCTCAGCTGGAACACGAAAAAAAAGGTACATCAAATTAGAGGAGTACTATCCTGCAGACTGCTTGAACTTAAAGAGAATGACAAAATAAAGAGGTAGCTCAGTTTACCTGGTTAACCGTGTCCTTAAGCCTAACATTCGTATTCTTAAGATCAGATGAAGCCTTGTCGATCTGTCCACAAATCAAAGCAAATAAGCACAAGTTCTGAACTCTTGCATTTAATTGACTAAAGAATTACAGTAAGATTTCCCAACCTTAGTGTCAATTTCATCCATCAGAGGAACTTGCCTATCCAACTCCTGCATAAATTGGAGAATCATTAATATCATTTGTTTAGGAGCAAAATAGACCATAAAAGAAGGCAGACCTCATTCATATCACTGGCCATGTTTTTCAATGTATCCAAACCTTCTGATATGACCTCCAAACCTTGGTCCTGTGAGAAGTTGAAACAAAACCATTCATCAATATTCAGGAACCAGCAAGCGAGCAGTAACACgtaataaaatgcaaaaaactcgAAACCATTCCCAAAAAGCACATGCCTGTTTCATTTTGCGCATTTCATACTCATGTCGGAATTGACTTGATTCTTCAGTTTGTTGGAAGTACTCATCATCAAAACGTCCATCTGATCCAATCCAAATACAGAAAGAAATGATAAAACAATATATCGTCACTATGAAGGAGTTGTATAATATTGAAGCTGATAGTTGAATAGCCTGCAGTGGAAAAACTTTGGGAGGGATGCAACTTTACGATCACCTGAATCAAATTTAATTTCTGCACGAGGACCTGAACTTCCCCACCCTCCTGATTGTTTGGGTGCAGCTGCTGCACCATCTGGAATTGCACTTATCCTATCAGGCAATGCCAGGACCAAATCATTACGTGCAGCAAATTCTTCACTTGAAAGCCCCTTAACCTGCAAGAGAAAGTATTGTTAGTTGAGAAAACAAACCCAATGGAATTAGGTTGTTTCTGGTGATGAAAGGGAAAATACTGATTGGACAACAGCACAAAGAAAACAATCCTAAGAATCTGTAATTTTCATAATAACAGAGAAAGGAGGGTAAGAGAGGCAGTGACAAGCACCAGCCTGCACAAACAAAGCTCTTAAGTAACGTTGTAATTCTATATCTATCTATTCTACTAAACAGATAAAGCATGCTGCAACTACAGAATGAAAGAAGGCAGAGGTCAATTACTATCATCACTAGTGAGCTCAATTACCTGCTCGTACTTAATTGAACGACACAGGCTCATACAAAAATTGAGATCTACAAACTAGCACACCCTTCCTAGCATAGCCATGCGTATCCATTTCCAATCAAGTGCGTGTTCTTTATTTTACTACACTAATTACAAAATTTAGTGGGCCTCGCGCTCTTTACTAGCAAGATGTGAATGATTTCTGTAAGCAGACCTATGATAATGAATATTGACCTTAGAATTGACAGGGCATGAAAGAAGTGGAAGAAAAAGTAATGGAGATGAAGGTCAATTTATATCCACCTAAGGAGTTCGTGCCTGAGGAAGAGCTATAAAGGCATctaataaggaaaaaaaaagtattcAAAAAAAACCAGAATTTAAATCCATTAACACTACTAACAACTCTGACGTGAGCTTACCCCCCGGGCTCCACCCTCCATCACTACAATCCAGGCACATAACAAAAGATGAACAAGAAATCATATTTAACGACACGACAGCTTCTAGAAAGGAACTGTAGAACAGCATAATCCATGAAAGTACTGACTACTTGACAATAGAGACAAGTATGGCTCAAACTGCATTTGATTCTTCATAGAACCCTCCT
It encodes the following:
- the LOC107799493 gene encoding syntaxin-71, encoding MSVIDILTRVDSICKKYDRYDIDKQKDSNISGDDAFARLYAAVDADIEAALQKAETASKEKNRASAVAINAEIRRTKARLVEEVPKLQRLAMKKVKGLSSEEFAARNDLVLALPDRISAIPDGAAAAPKQSGGWGSSGPRAEIKFDSDGRFDDEYFQQTEESSQFRHEYEMRKMKQDQGLEVISEGLDTLKNMASDMNEELDRQVPLMDEIDTKIDKASSDLKNTNVRLKDTVNQLRSSRNFCIDIVLLIIILGIAAYLYNVLKK